A genomic window from Synergistaceae bacterium includes:
- a CDS encoding MBL fold metallo-hydrolase, which translates to MNYKSFPLGALWTNGYLFWDDETREAFFVDPGGDTQEVRDFIAEHGLKLTMVLLTHGHIDHIAGIHELTDYVGDNVYIGARDAFSLAHPSTRLQALLGVKCKGLANFKEVEEGRVIEFPGYTIKVMETPGHTEGSVCYMVTDKEGHHVLLSGDTLFAQSVGRTDLEGGDDLKLEASLRRLDTLPDGLHVLPGHGPDTSIAAEREMNPYWPR; encoded by the coding sequence ATGAACTATAAGAGTTTCCCATTGGGAGCATTGTGGACGAACGGCTATCTGTTCTGGGACGACGAAACCAGAGAAGCATTCTTTGTCGACCCGGGCGGCGACACCCAAGAGGTCAGGGACTTCATCGCGGAACACGGCCTGAAGCTCACGATGGTTCTGCTGACGCACGGACACATAGACCACATCGCCGGCATCCACGAACTCACGGACTACGTCGGGGACAACGTCTATATTGGTGCGCGTGATGCGTTCAGCCTCGCTCACCCGTCAACACGCCTTCAGGCACTGCTCGGGGTGAAGTGCAAGGGCTTAGCGAACTTCAAGGAGGTCGAGGAAGGCAGAGTTATCGAGTTTCCCGGCTACACAATCAAGGTCATGGAGACACCCGGCCACACAGAAGGCAGCGTGTGCTACATGGTTACGGACAAAGAGGGGCATCACGTCCTGCTGTCGGGGGATACTCTCTTTGCGCAGAGCGTCGGGCGCACTGACCTCGAGGGCGGAGACGACCTGAAACTTGAGGCCTCGCTCCGACGGCTCGACACCCTGCCTGACGGCCTGCACGTCCTTCCCGGACACGGCCCGGACACCAGCATTGCGGCGGAACGCGAAATGAATCCGTACTGGCCGAGATAG
- a CDS encoding Rne/Rng family ribonuclease, with protein MPDVKIIADLREHEQSRVAILEDGRLAEVFIDYSFEDDERGAKVSRLSRQGDIFKARVDKILPAINAAFVALTSHGRKNGEGRNAFMYIADTDEVKPGQNIIVQVTKNARQNKAPRVSMRVSVPGRWLVLVPESSELGVSHRIADNAERKRLRAIAEQLKASAPGFGVVIRTAAEGVSEELLRADMASLLELWKDIRHKAKHIPSPCLLYRDTGTLGKVLRDEIAGGIDEIIVDDPDEFERAKAFVERFFPEKPNLQLYTGTTPIFEYFGIEKEIAEALERKVWLRSGAYLVIDQTEALTVVDVNTGKFTSAPDMRHTVLATNLEAADEIARQLRLRAVGGIVVVDFIDMEEEEDRRELLKHFGECVSRDRLKARVFSITQLGLVELTRKRERSDLRTLLTRNCPVCGGCGYVEREENIALRIKRFVRKITGANNSEAFLLQVSVHMASYLSKVRSEWEEEFGRKIFLAGMEDFPTDKFRLEYQRSLSEAEARAKELGNKGEAD; from the coding sequence ATGCCTGACGTGAAGATTATCGCTGACCTCAGGGAGCACGAACAGTCCAGAGTGGCTATACTTGAGGACGGACGGCTCGCAGAAGTCTTCATCGACTACAGCTTTGAGGACGACGAACGGGGCGCAAAGGTCTCGCGTCTCTCCCGTCAGGGGGACATCTTCAAGGCGCGCGTCGACAAGATACTTCCCGCGATAAACGCAGCTTTTGTTGCCCTGACCTCTCACGGCCGCAAGAACGGCGAAGGACGCAACGCCTTCATGTACATTGCCGACACAGACGAAGTCAAGCCCGGACAGAACATCATCGTTCAGGTAACGAAGAACGCACGCCAGAACAAAGCTCCGAGAGTGAGCATGAGGGTGTCAGTTCCCGGCAGGTGGCTCGTGCTTGTCCCGGAAAGCTCAGAGCTCGGTGTCTCGCACAGGATTGCCGACAACGCAGAACGCAAACGTCTCCGCGCAATCGCCGAACAGCTCAAGGCCTCAGCACCCGGCTTCGGAGTGGTCATCAGGACTGCCGCAGAAGGTGTGAGCGAAGAACTCTTGAGGGCGGACATGGCTTCGCTGCTCGAGCTCTGGAAGGACATACGACACAAGGCAAAGCACATCCCCTCGCCGTGCCTGCTTTACCGCGACACCGGGACGCTGGGTAAAGTCCTGCGTGATGAGATAGCTGGCGGAATAGACGAAATCATTGTCGATGACCCGGACGAATTTGAGCGCGCAAAAGCGTTCGTGGAAAGATTTTTCCCTGAGAAGCCTAACCTTCAGCTATACACCGGCACAACTCCTATCTTCGAGTATTTCGGCATCGAGAAGGAGATTGCGGAAGCCCTCGAACGCAAGGTCTGGCTCAGGAGCGGGGCATATCTTGTGATCGACCAGACGGAAGCACTCACTGTGGTTGACGTGAACACCGGCAAGTTCACCAGCGCGCCGGACATGAGGCACACGGTCTTAGCGACGAACCTAGAGGCAGCAGATGAGATAGCACGGCAGCTGAGGCTGAGGGCAGTTGGCGGGATTGTGGTTGTGGACTTCATTGACATGGAAGAGGAAGAGGACAGGCGCGAACTCCTGAAACACTTCGGGGAATGTGTAAGCCGCGACAGGCTCAAGGCACGGGTGTTCAGCATCACACAGCTGGGGCTTGTGGAGCTCACGAGGAAGCGCGAACGTTCAGACCTGCGCACTCTGCTCACGAGGAACTGTCCGGTCTGCGGAGGTTGCGGGTACGTTGAGCGCGAGGAGAATATTGCGCTGAGGATAAAGCGTTTCGTCAGGAAGATTACGGGCGCGAACAACTCGGAGGCGTTCCTTCTGCAGGTGAGCGTGCACATGGCTTCGTACTTAAGCAAGGTGCGAAGCGAGTGGGAAGAGGAGTTCGGGAGGAAGATATTTCTTGCGGGCATGGAGGATTTCCCGACGGACAAGTTCAGGCTGGAGTATCAGAGGAGCTTGAGCGAGGCGGAAGCGCGCGCGAAGGAGCTCGGGAACAAAGGCGAGGCAGATTGA
- a CDS encoding rod shape-determining protein MreC yields MDNTRSTTRELVHGLTALILGVFLLGVSSGLGVMKDIVDLWGSILFIPEYPAVVLRDIYLGWKSRSSDVDKLNEEVSRLKNENARLRLDLAKFAGESVYTSADSEARTARVTLRSPMSWWSEIRIDRGGQDKITQGLPVFSRGYLVGRISSVSAMSSWAELITSPSFMIPAVIEETRELGVVAGDGTGAVLLRYIPAGRGVRAGMKVSTAMIGEQLPPGLPIGQIAGELMAGVDGYTTYRVEPGADMSGFYTVSY; encoded by the coding sequence ATGGACAACACTCGCAGCACCACACGTGAGCTTGTTCACGGGCTTACTGCCCTTATTCTCGGTGTGTTCCTTCTGGGCGTAAGTTCGGGGCTCGGAGTAATGAAGGACATCGTTGACCTGTGGGGAAGCATTCTCTTCATTCCCGAGTATCCTGCCGTAGTCCTGAGAGATATATATCTCGGCTGGAAGTCCCGTTCGTCCGACGTGGACAAGCTCAACGAGGAAGTCTCGCGCCTAAAGAACGAGAATGCCCGCCTGCGCCTTGACTTGGCCAAGTTCGCGGGGGAGAGCGTCTACACCTCTGCGGACAGCGAGGCACGTACTGCCCGTGTAACTCTGCGTTCGCCCATGTCCTGGTGGAGCGAGATCCGCATAGACAGAGGCGGACAGGACAAGATTACGCAGGGGCTGCCTGTCTTCAGCAGAGGTTATCTCGTCGGACGGATAAGCTCCGTTTCCGCAATGTCCTCGTGGGCTGAGTTAATCACTTCGCCGTCGTTCATGATTCCTGCGGTAATCGAGGAGACCCGCGAACTCGGAGTCGTTGCCGGAGACGGGACAGGTGCGGTGCTCTTGCGGTATATTCCTGCAGGAAGAGGAGTGAGAGCCGGAATGAAGGTCAGCACCGCGATGATTGGCGAACAGCTCCCGCCCGGGCTTCCCATAGGACAGATTGCCGGTGAGCTCATGGCCGGTGTTGACGGCTATACGACGTACAGAGTAGAACCCGGCGCAGACATGTCAGGCTTCTACACCGTGAGCTACTGA
- the mrdA gene encoding penicillin-binding protein 2: MELLDSRLNNFRYLMFLILAILVGGLYFCQIRQGDKYIRLAHNNRLRLIRFAAPRGEIFDRNGVPLAVNDTTFSIMGYPLDLNTPEKLEHLSKILMRHGIPMSVADLEKTIKQQRLAPYRVMKIVPNLTMTQMAELVADYDFPRELFPLSVWRRTYPAGSTAANVLGYVGEISESELKARSDEGYVGGDLIGKSGIERAYEAELRGSPGQESLEVDARGRRIRTLDANPAVKGEDIHLTLDMGAQKLAVELLKDWKGAIVAMDVNTGEVLALASNPVYDNNPLAWGVSGREWNALINDPARPMLNRAIAGVYPPASTFKAFMSIAALEEGTITQSTMIACRGGLRMGTHLFKCWKHSGHGSLNVIGGLQHSCDVFYYQVGLRTGIERLIKWGKKFHLGEPTGIDLPGESGGNIAGDEWKMRRFGRAWGSGDTVNYSIGQGYMLMTPLQIARVYAAVANGGKMVTPHLNAKGYKTPENIGLNPAKLAIVQKGLEAVVSRGTGSRAGRFGVHVAGKTGTAQNSHGDDHALFAGYAPAEAPKYVAVAVVEGGKHGSSVAGPMVGELLAYLLSH, encoded by the coding sequence ATGGAATTATTGGACAGCAGGCTAAACAACTTCAGGTATCTTATGTTTCTGATTCTGGCTATTCTCGTCGGCGGGCTGTACTTCTGTCAGATCAGGCAAGGCGACAAGTATATACGCCTCGCGCACAACAACAGGCTTCGTCTGATACGTTTCGCCGCACCAAGAGGCGAAATCTTCGACCGCAACGGCGTACCTCTGGCCGTCAACGACACTACCTTCAGCATAATGGGCTACCCCCTCGACCTCAATACCCCCGAGAAGCTCGAGCACCTCAGCAAGATTCTCATGAGGCACGGCATCCCGATGAGCGTCGCTGACCTCGAGAAGACCATCAAGCAACAGAGGTTAGCACCTTACCGCGTGATGAAGATCGTCCCCAACCTCACGATGACGCAGATGGCGGAACTCGTAGCGGACTATGACTTTCCGCGCGAACTCTTCCCGCTGAGCGTGTGGCGGAGGACTTACCCCGCAGGAAGCACGGCCGCGAACGTTTTGGGTTACGTCGGCGAAATCTCGGAGAGTGAGCTCAAGGCACGTTCGGACGAAGGCTACGTCGGAGGCGACCTCATCGGCAAGTCGGGGATTGAGCGGGCATACGAGGCAGAACTTCGCGGTTCGCCCGGCCAAGAGTCCCTGGAGGTTGACGCGAGGGGCAGAAGAATCCGCACTCTCGACGCTAACCCCGCCGTCAAGGGAGAGGACATTCACCTCACGCTTGACATGGGGGCGCAGAAGCTGGCCGTCGAACTCCTCAAGGACTGGAAGGGTGCGATTGTCGCAATGGATGTCAACACCGGTGAAGTCCTCGCGCTGGCCTCAAACCCCGTTTACGACAACAACCCCTTAGCGTGGGGAGTTTCCGGCCGCGAGTGGAACGCACTCATTAACGACCCTGCACGTCCCATGCTCAACAGAGCCATTGCGGGAGTGTACCCCCCTGCGTCGACGTTCAAGGCCTTCATGTCGATCGCCGCGCTCGAGGAAGGCACGATAACCCAGAGCACAATGATTGCCTGCAGGGGAGGCCTCAGAATGGGTACGCACCTGTTCAAGTGTTGGAAGCATTCTGGGCACGGAAGCCTGAACGTTATCGGCGGGCTTCAGCATTCGTGCGACGTGTTCTATTATCAGGTAGGACTGAGGACAGGGATTGAGCGGCTCATAAAGTGGGGGAAAAAGTTTCACTTGGGAGAGCCTACAGGAATTGACCTTCCGGGCGAGAGCGGCGGAAACATAGCCGGAGATGAATGGAAGATGCGCCGTTTCGGCAGGGCTTGGGGAAGCGGCGACACTGTGAACTACTCGATAGGGCAGGGCTATATGCTCATGACTCCTTTGCAGATTGCGAGAGTCTATGCTGCTGTTGCGAACGGCGGGAAGATGGTTACTCCTCACCTCAACGCAAAAGGCTACAAGACTCCCGAGAACATCGGCCTGAACCCCGCGAAGCTGGCTATTGTACAGAAGGGGCTTGAAGCTGTCGTGAGCAGGGGCACGGGCTCGCGTGCGGGGCGTTTCGGTGTTCACGTTGCGGGCAAGACAGGAACGGCGCAGAACTCTCACGGTGATGACCACGCACTTTTTGCGGGCTATGCTCCTGCGGAAGCTCCGAAGTATGTTGCGGTAGCTGTGGTTGAAGGCGGCAAGCACGGGAGCTCGGTAGCCGGTCCTATGGTCGGGGAATTGTTAGCGTATTTGCTGTCTCACTAG
- the rodA gene encoding rod shape-determining protein RodA has protein sequence MKDFFASLKDDLIMTDRLMLGCAVMLSLWGVFCIYSAAAGTSGRGFDYAMKQAAWLVVSILAMLLVMVFGHHKFLEGAYPLFGLMLLMLLLTDLLAPKVKGAQSWIGVGGIRFQPSEFAKIAIILMMSKFLSRYPPLDFKTFSAGLGVIMLPVVLVLIQPDAGSALVYMVISFGMLLAAGTPMKYLGGLVGLGIAAGPLMYFFLLKDYQRNRILVFFDPMRDPLGAGYNVIQSRIAVGSGGLAGKGFMMGTQSKLKFLPEPHTDFIFSVFSEEFGFIGNLLLVFLFGLLLYRVILAGTRSRDRRSKILVAGVASWLWFQTVESIGMSIGFTPVTGLPLPFLSYGGSSLLATFMALGLVASVYVEGTSNGRRF, from the coding sequence ATGAAGGACTTTTTTGCCTCCCTCAAGGACGACCTGATCATGACGGACAGGCTGATGCTTGGCTGTGCGGTCATGCTGTCATTGTGGGGGGTGTTCTGTATCTACAGTGCGGCGGCAGGGACTTCGGGGCGCGGCTTCGACTACGCGATGAAGCAGGCAGCGTGGCTGGTGGTGAGCATTCTCGCGATGCTGCTGGTCATGGTGTTCGGGCATCACAAGTTCCTCGAGGGAGCTTATCCGCTGTTCGGGCTGATGCTGCTGATGCTGCTGCTGACGGATCTTCTCGCGCCGAAGGTCAAGGGAGCGCAGAGCTGGATAGGTGTCGGCGGAATACGCTTCCAGCCCTCAGAGTTCGCGAAGATAGCGATAATCCTCATGATGTCGAAGTTCCTCAGCCGTTACCCGCCGCTGGACTTCAAGACGTTTTCCGCAGGACTGGGAGTGATAATGCTGCCCGTTGTTCTGGTTCTGATTCAGCCCGACGCAGGGAGCGCGCTCGTGTACATGGTGATCTCGTTCGGGATGCTTCTTGCCGCCGGAACTCCCATGAAGTACTTGGGCGGTCTCGTGGGGCTGGGAATTGCTGCCGGACCGCTGATGTATTTCTTCCTGCTGAAAGACTACCAGCGCAACAGAATACTTGTCTTCTTTGACCCGATGAGAGACCCTCTCGGCGCGGGCTACAACGTGATACAGTCGCGCATCGCCGTAGGTTCTGGTGGACTTGCGGGCAAGGGCTTCATGATGGGAACGCAGAGCAAGCTGAAATTCCTCCCCGAACCTCACACCGACTTCATCTTCAGCGTCTTTTCTGAGGAGTTCGGCTTCATCGGCAACCTCCTGCTCGTGTTCCTGTTCGGTCTTCTGCTGTACCGCGTTATCTTGGCCGGAACGAGAAGCAGGGACAGGCGGAGCAAGATTCTTGTTGCGGGAGTAGCGTCGTGGCTGTGGTTTCAGACGGTCGAGAGCATCGGAATGAGCATAGGCTTCACGCCAGTAACCGGGCTGCCTCTGCCGTTCCTGAGCTACGGAGGAAGTTCTTTGCTTGCTACGTTTATGGCACTGGGACTTGTGGCGAGCGTTTATGTGGAGGGTACGAGCAATGGCCGGAGATTTTGA
- the minE gene encoding cell division topological specificity factor MinE, whose product MDFLKKLFGGGSEGSRQKAKNRLQIVLMHDRTDISPQLLDNLRDEIVEVLTKYMDIETNKIEISLDQDDQATALVANIPVIRIKRGSIELQ is encoded by the coding sequence ATGGATTTCCTGAAAAAATTATTCGGAGGAGGCAGCGAGGGTTCACGCCAGAAGGCCAAGAACCGCTTACAGATAGTGCTTATGCATGACAGGACGGACATATCCCCCCAGCTTCTGGACAATCTCCGCGACGAGATAGTGGAAGTTCTGACCAAATATATGGACATCGAGACCAACAAGATAGAGATCAGCCTTGACCAGGACGACCAGGCCACAGCTCTCGTGGCAAACATCCCTGTAATCAGGATAAAGCGCGGAAGCATAGAGCTGCAGTAA
- a CDS encoding DUF2344 domain-containing protein, with protein sequence MRVRLIYAKRGGACFVPHIALAQIFSRSATRAGFRLMMTQGFSPRAKISFGPELPAGVVALREPVDVWFGDEPQDIAARLNASLPEGLSIVGALYPHEDSPNLGKFCLHAEYLLRNINGLELEGIARDFYGDAVFMMEHNDGWLRLILSAPSQNPIGGLVRHMIHENIIAGWHEMNIVRVGVGIYDEQEGEVLIYA encoded by the coding sequence ATGAGAGTACGTCTGATTTACGCAAAGAGAGGCGGAGCGTGTTTCGTGCCACATATCGCGCTGGCGCAGATATTCTCGCGTTCAGCAACAAGGGCAGGCTTCAGGCTCATGATGACGCAGGGCTTCTCCCCGCGAGCAAAAATATCCTTCGGCCCGGAACTCCCCGCAGGTGTCGTCGCACTCCGTGAACCCGTCGATGTCTGGTTTGGTGACGAACCGCAGGACATTGCCGCGCGGCTCAACGCATCGCTTCCCGAAGGCTTAAGCATTGTAGGAGCACTCTATCCTCACGAAGACTCACCCAATCTCGGCAAGTTCTGCCTTCACGCAGAATACCTCCTCAGGAACATTAACGGCCTCGAACTCGAAGGCATTGCAAGAGACTTCTACGGTGATGCAGTCTTCATGATGGAGCACAATGACGGCTGGCTGAGGCTGATACTCTCCGCGCCGTCGCAGAACCCGATAGGCGGGCTGGTGAGGCACATGATTCACGAAAACATAATAGCAGGATGGCACGAAATGAACATCGTACGCGTTGGGGTAGGAATATACGACGAACAAGAAGGCGAAGTGTTGATTTATGCCTGA
- a CDS encoding rod shape-determining protein produces MFKLLSGMLGMDVGIDLGSSNIVVYVKDKGIVFSEPSAVAVKRRPRGEGFDVIAVGSDAKAMSGKVPAGIDAIWPLEGGVIANFDMTQELIRYCIKRVSSSNTFMVHPRVVISIPAEVTEVERKAVIDATLGAGASEAYVVEEPISAALGVGLPIDKPNGCMVIDIGGGTSEVSVISLGGIVVTSSLRTAGKMMDNTIIAMVRSRYALLIGESTAEEVKNTIGSALPLASELEMNVKGRDLSGGLPKSDTISSVEVREAMEPIFTGIEDMVKVALEKMPPELAKDVVDRGIILTGGVALMRGFSERLSRAINTPVIVAEQPLNSVALGVGKILDNLGTMRRVLMSVERGSR; encoded by the coding sequence ATGTTCAAGCTGTTATCAGGCATGTTAGGCATGGACGTAGGAATAGATCTCGGCTCGTCAAATATAGTAGTCTACGTCAAGGACAAAGGAATAGTCTTCAGCGAACCTTCTGCAGTCGCCGTTAAGAGAAGGCCGAGAGGCGAGGGGTTCGACGTTATAGCTGTGGGTTCGGACGCAAAAGCAATGTCGGGGAAAGTTCCGGCAGGGATTGACGCGATATGGCCTCTTGAAGGCGGAGTCATCGCGAACTTCGACATGACGCAGGAGCTCATACGCTACTGCATAAAGCGCGTAAGTTCCAGCAATACCTTCATGGTTCATCCGCGCGTAGTAATCTCGATACCAGCAGAAGTTACGGAGGTTGAACGCAAAGCTGTAATTGATGCGACGCTCGGAGCAGGAGCAAGTGAAGCATACGTCGTCGAAGAGCCGATAAGTGCGGCACTGGGGGTGGGACTTCCCATCGACAAGCCCAATGGCTGCATGGTTATCGACATAGGCGGCGGAACGAGCGAAGTCAGCGTGATTTCTCTCGGCGGAATCGTCGTAACAAGCTCTCTCCGAACTGCCGGCAAGATGATGGACAACACAATAATTGCGATGGTGCGTTCACGCTATGCCCTGCTTATCGGCGAGAGTACAGCTGAGGAGGTCAAGAACACGATAGGGAGTGCTCTTCCGCTTGCCTCAGAACTCGAGATGAACGTCAAGGGACGGGACTTGTCGGGCGGCCTTCCGAAGAGCGACACGATTTCGTCAGTCGAGGTTCGCGAGGCAATGGAGCCCATCTTCACGGGCATTGAAGACATGGTCAAGGTTGCGCTCGAGAAGATGCCACCCGAACTCGCCAAAGATGTCGTCGACAGAGGAATAATCCTCACGGGCGGCGTTGCGTTGATGCGGGGCTTCAGCGAGAGGCTATCCAGAGCCATAAACACCCCCGTAATCGTCGCAGAACAGCCCCTGAACTCCGTAGCGTTGGGTGTCGGCAAGATTCTCGACAATCTCGGGACGATGCGCCGCGTGCTCATGTCGGTTGAGCGCGGTTCACGCTGA
- the minD gene encoding septum site-determining protein MinD: MSARVIVTTSGKGGVGKTTSTANIAAALAKFGKKVVAVDADVGLRNLDVIMGLENRVVYNFIDVIEKTCKMAQALVKDKRVPGLYLLPAAQTRTKDAVNPEQMVALCEELRPDFDFVLLDCPAGIEGGFKNAAAGADEALVVTTPEIPSVRDADRIIGMLESMGKSPIRLIINRLRPNMVQDGDMLAKDDILDVLSIDLIGVVPEDESVIRATNNGEPMTMTLDSPAAQAYLNIAERLLGHDVPLMDLESYATRGFISKIKQFFTGRRKR; this comes from the coding sequence ATGTCAGCACGTGTAATAGTAACTACCTCAGGCAAAGGCGGGGTAGGCAAGACAACTTCCACTGCAAACATCGCGGCGGCTCTGGCCAAGTTCGGCAAGAAAGTCGTTGCGGTTGATGCGGATGTAGGCCTGCGCAATCTCGACGTGATAATGGGCCTCGAAAACAGAGTCGTGTATAACTTCATCGATGTCATAGAGAAAACCTGCAAGATGGCTCAGGCTCTCGTTAAGGACAAGAGAGTGCCGGGACTGTACCTTCTTCCCGCCGCGCAGACCCGCACCAAAGACGCGGTCAACCCGGAACAGATGGTCGCTCTGTGCGAGGAGCTCAGGCCGGACTTCGACTTCGTGCTTCTGGACTGTCCCGCAGGCATAGAGGGCGGCTTCAAGAACGCGGCCGCAGGTGCTGACGAGGCTCTTGTTGTTACAACGCCGGAAATCCCCTCAGTCAGGGACGCGGACAGGATAATCGGGATGCTCGAATCAATGGGCAAGTCCCCTATACGCCTGATCATTAACCGTCTGAGGCCTAACATGGTTCAGGACGGCGACATGCTCGCGAAGGATGATATTCTCGATGTGCTGTCGATCGACCTCATCGGCGTTGTGCCGGAAGACGAGAGCGTTATCCGCGCCACCAACAACGGCGAACCCATGACTATGACGCTGGACTCTCCTGCGGCTCAGGCGTACCTGAACATTGCGGAGCGTCTTCTTGGCCATGACGTGCCTCTGATGGATCTGGAGAGTTACGCAACGAGAGGCTTCATCAGCAAGATAAAGCAGTTCTTCACGGGCAGACGCAAAAGATAA
- a CDS encoding radical SAM protein, translating into MAGDFEEFASPEWALMSQVSRPSRYAGSEWRPYPKTEWDASRLKICLAFPDVYEIGMSYYGFQIIEAFIYGMDGGYLADRAYCVWPDMEELMRRTNTPLTSTEHRKPLKDFDVIAFTLPHEAGYTNILTMIDLAGLRVRSAERSEADPIVIAGGYGAYVPEPMSSFIDVFCVGEAEALLPSLLPVLAETKGLPRAERLQQIASLPGMYVPLFPHNVVRQISREIFTLSSMIVPSVGIVHDRAAVELFRGCSRGCRFCQAGMVNRPVRERPVDEAKTSILSILKTTGWEEAGLLSLASCDYSGIEQLIDDLSPELNERRAKLSLPSLRMDGFSVGLAERLEGLRSKHGSITFAPEAGTQRMRDVINKGINEEMIMNCLREIFSRGWDRVKLYFMMGLPTETYDDLDAIAELSYQILKLGRSMGRRKVTVSVSVSGFVPKAHTPFQWERQNSIEELRDKGRHIKSQIHDRAISAAYHEPEQTFLEGVLSRGDKRTGEVILRAWQTGARFDNWTEYFDLSRWLEAFSYCGLEPEEFTRERGEAETLAWDFVKTGVSKEFLLRERHKAYAGELTVDCLSGCAACGIGCAR; encoded by the coding sequence ATGGCCGGAGATTTTGAGGAGTTCGCCAGTCCTGAATGGGCGTTGATGTCTCAGGTATCGCGTCCGTCGCGTTACGCCGGGAGCGAGTGGAGGCCGTACCCTAAAACGGAGTGGGATGCTTCGAGGCTCAAAATATGCCTTGCTTTCCCCGACGTGTACGAAATCGGCATGAGTTACTACGGCTTCCAGATAATCGAGGCGTTCATTTACGGAATGGATGGCGGGTATCTTGCTGACAGGGCATACTGCGTGTGGCCGGACATGGAAGAGCTTATGCGCCGCACAAACACTCCCCTTACATCGACGGAGCACCGCAAGCCTCTGAAGGACTTTGACGTTATCGCGTTCACACTCCCTCACGAGGCGGGTTACACGAACATTCTCACGATGATAGACCTAGCAGGCCTGAGGGTAAGGAGCGCAGAGCGTTCGGAGGCTGACCCGATAGTCATCGCGGGAGGTTACGGAGCATATGTCCCCGAACCCATGAGCAGCTTCATCGACGTGTTCTGCGTAGGAGAGGCTGAAGCGTTGCTGCCGTCGCTGCTGCCCGTGCTCGCGGAGACGAAGGGACTGCCTCGAGCTGAACGCCTGCAGCAGATTGCTTCTCTTCCGGGAATGTACGTGCCTCTTTTTCCCCACAATGTGGTGCGTCAGATTTCACGGGAAATATTCACGCTCTCGTCAATGATTGTCCCGAGCGTCGGGATTGTGCATGACCGTGCGGCTGTCGAACTCTTCAGGGGATGTTCGCGCGGGTGCAGGTTCTGCCAGGCCGGAATGGTCAACAGACCCGTACGCGAGAGGCCGGTCGACGAGGCCAAGACATCGATACTCAGCATACTCAAGACCACAGGCTGGGAGGAAGCCGGGTTATTGTCGCTGGCTTCTTGCGACTATTCGGGGATAGAGCAGCTCATCGACGACCTGTCGCCCGAACTCAACGAACGCCGCGCGAAGCTCAGTCTTCCGAGCCTCAGGATGGACGGCTTCTCTGTGGGCTTGGCGGAGAGGCTCGAGGGTCTGCGCTCGAAGCACGGGAGCATAACTTTTGCGCCGGAAGCAGGAACACAGAGAATGAGGGACGTAATCAACAAGGGCATCAACGAAGAAATGATAATGAACTGTCTCAGGGAGATATTCTCGCGCGGATGGGACAGGGTAAAGCTGTATTTCATGATGGGACTTCCTACGGAGACGTACGACGACCTTGACGCAATAGCCGAGCTCTCCTACCAGATACTGAAGCTCGGACGTTCTATGGGACGCAGAAAAGTTACTGTGAGCGTGTCGGTGTCGGGTTTTGTCCCGAAGGCACACACGCCGTTTCAATGGGAACGCCAGAACTCCATCGAGGAGCTCCGCGACAAGGGACGGCACATAAAGTCGCAGATTCACGACCGCGCGATAAGTGCCGCATACCACGAGCCGGAACAGACCTTCCTTGAGGGAGTGTTATCACGCGGCGACAAGAGGACGGGTGAAGTTATCCTGCGTGCGTGGCAGACAGGAGCAAGGTTCGACAACTGGACGGAGTACTTTGACCTGTCGCGGTGGCTCGAGGCGTTCAGTTACTGCGGGCTTGAGCCGGAAGAGTTTACGCGAGAGAGAGGAGAGGCAGAGACTCTTGCGTGGGATTTCGTGAAGACTGGTGTCAGCAAAGAGTTTCTGCTCAGGGAGAGGCACAAAGCATACGCCGGAGAACTTACGGTTGATTGTTTGTCTGGGTGTGCGGCCTGCGGAATAGGGTGCGCAAGATGA